Proteins found in one Drosophila busckii strain San Diego stock center, stock number 13000-0081.31 chromosome 2R, ASM1175060v1, whole genome shotgun sequence genomic segment:
- the LOC108595699 gene encoding myosin heavy chain, skeletal muscle, adult isoform X1, protein MINGCPHALTKRLQLAFNCSNAAHLLHFQLSISKDFAAISVTPLKVAAHVAAPLCSDCSLTAASAVQPSGGAGCSKEKCDVKQIFSPGSPKQKTSSIAAKAAMDAKAANEAQAVAGQLAAQHVKQELAEKAFQSAKQAEAALSGKQMVVEQLEVEVNEANAVVEEETSSLQGTETNMNSAVEAARTATQQYETLNELHRTVKENLVNIQAVAMGTQQEVSEKVTLLEAAKNRLDSLQKQLQVARDDYEKTKSAAYKAACAAVEAKQKAQNSHIASRRRRYQRRQRRRPA, encoded by the exons ATGATTAACGGCTGTCCTCATGCACTTACAAAGCGCTTGCAACTGGCTTTTAATTGCTCTAATGCTGCTCACTTGCTCCACTTCCAGCTATCGATTAGTAAAG acTTTGCGGCCATCAGTGTGACGCCGCTTAAGGTTGCAGCTCATGTGGCCGCACCGCtctgcagcgactgcagcctcactgcagcttcagctgtgCAGCCTTCGGGTGGTGCGGGCTGCAGCAAGGAAAAGTGCGACGTTAAGCAGATCTTTTCGCCTGGCTCGCCCAAGCAAAAGACCTCAAGCATAGCGGCTAAGGCAGCCATGGACGCCAAGGCAGCCAATGAGGCGCAAGCGGTGGCAGGACAACTGGCCGCACAGCATGTGAAGCAGGAGCTGGCGGAGAAGGCTTTTCAGTCGGCCAAGCAGGCTGAGGCTGCATTGTCGGGCAAGCAAATGGTTGTGGAACAGCTCGAGGTGGAGGTGAACGAGGCCAATGCTGTGGTCGAGGAGGAAACCAGCTCGCTGCAAGGCACCGAGACCAACATGAACTCAGCCGTGGAAGCCGCACGCACGGCCACTCAACAATATGAAACGTTGAACGAGCTGCATCGCACCGTCAAGGAGAATCTGGTCAATATACAGGCCGTGGCCATGGGCACCCAGCAGGAGGTGAGCGAAAAGGTGACGCTGCTCGAGGCGGCCAAGAATCGTCTGGACTCGCTGCAGAAGCAACTGCAAGTGGCGCGCGATGACTACGAGAAGACCAAGAGCGCCGCCTACAAAGCCGCCTGTGCCGCTGTCGAGGCCAAGCAGAAGGCTCAAAACTCTCACATCGCATCTCGTCGGCGAAGATATCAAAGAAGGCAGCGCAGACGACCCGCCTAA
- the LOC108595699 gene encoding myosin heavy chain, skeletal muscle, adult isoform X2: MLLTCSTSSYRLVKRHHFKMPQNIYADFAAISVTPLKVAAHVAAPLCSDCSLTAASAVQPSGGAGCSKEKCDVKQIFSPGSPKQKTSSIAAKAAMDAKAANEAQAVAGQLAAQHVKQELAEKAFQSAKQAEAALSGKQMVVEQLEVEVNEANAVVEEETSSLQGTETNMNSAVEAARTATQQYETLNELHRTVKENLVNIQAVAMGTQQEVSEKVTLLEAAKNRLDSLQKQLQVARDDYEKTKSAAYKAACAAVEAKQKAQNSHIASRRRRYQRRQRRRPA; encoded by the exons ATGCTGCTCACTTGCTCCACTTCCAGCTATCGATTAGTAAAG CGACATCATTtcaaaatgccacaaaatatttatgcagacTTTGCGGCCATCAGTGTGACGCCGCTTAAGGTTGCAGCTCATGTGGCCGCACCGCtctgcagcgactgcagcctcactgcagcttcagctgtgCAGCCTTCGGGTGGTGCGGGCTGCAGCAAGGAAAAGTGCGACGTTAAGCAGATCTTTTCGCCTGGCTCGCCCAAGCAAAAGACCTCAAGCATAGCGGCTAAGGCAGCCATGGACGCCAAGGCAGCCAATGAGGCGCAAGCGGTGGCAGGACAACTGGCCGCACAGCATGTGAAGCAGGAGCTGGCGGAGAAGGCTTTTCAGTCGGCCAAGCAGGCTGAGGCTGCATTGTCGGGCAAGCAAATGGTTGTGGAACAGCTCGAGGTGGAGGTGAACGAGGCCAATGCTGTGGTCGAGGAGGAAACCAGCTCGCTGCAAGGCACCGAGACCAACATGAACTCAGCCGTGGAAGCCGCACGCACGGCCACTCAACAATATGAAACGTTGAACGAGCTGCATCGCACCGTCAAGGAGAATCTGGTCAATATACAGGCCGTGGCCATGGGCACCCAGCAGGAGGTGAGCGAAAAGGTGACGCTGCTCGAGGCGGCCAAGAATCGTCTGGACTCGCTGCAGAAGCAACTGCAAGTGGCGCGCGATGACTACGAGAAGACCAAGAGCGCCGCCTACAAAGCCGCCTGTGCCGCTGTCGAGGCCAAGCAGAAGGCTCAAAACTCTCACATCGCATCTCGTCGGCGAAGATATCAAAGAAGGCAGCGCAGACGACCCGCCTAA
- the LOC108594874 gene encoding uncharacterized protein LOC108594874 has protein sequence MQLFYLNCLALIALSFYASALVGKLELGPAGNGCKGSTGELAVGAMEQDNLTCGIVVCQNKQGLALVHFCQKTVAFANCEDDGVLTTGTFPDCCWQCVNMVDCENRRQVDHSDTKSIEIDDISSRTNVSKPKLFANWNKPLRNKTKVINNGSSDNSSLINKGFKNKTKVKAKPKVKPKLPAVVLAKKDAKDVVKPKLNDTVDYEDNADDDYE, from the exons atGCAGCTGTTTTATCtaaattgtttggctttaattgCGCTGAGCTTCTATGCCAGCGCATTGGTGGGTAAGCTGGAGCTTGGCCCAGCTGGTAATGGCTGCAAGGGTTCGACGGGTGAGCTGGCAGTGGGTGCCATGGAGCAGGATAATCTTACATGTGGAATCGTCGTTTGCCAGAATAAACAAGGACTGGCGCTGGTGCATTT TTGCCAAAAGACGGTGGCTTTTGCCAATTGCGAAGATGATGGCGTTTTGACCACGGGCACTTTTCCGGACTGTTGCTGGCAGTGCGTGAATATGGTAGATTGTGAAAATAGGAGACAAGTCGATCACAGTGACACGAAATCAATCGAAATAGACGACATAAGCAGTCGCACCAATGTGAGCAAACCTAAACTGTTTGCAAATTGGAACAAACCGCTGAGAAACAAAACCAAAGTCATCAACAATGGAAGCTCTGACAATAGCAGTCTTATAAACAAAGGTTTTAAGAACAAGACTAAAGTCAAAGCTAAGCCCAAAGTTAAGCCCAAACTGCCAGCTGTAGTGCTGGCCAAAAAGGATGCTAAGGATGTAGTCAAACCAAAGTTAAATGATACCGTTGATTATGAAGACAATGCTGATGATGACTATGAATAa
- the LOC108595433 gene encoding ficolin-1-like: MKAVVLLLFLCLAVASANLERWKEYPLIANSCQDAPRDGIYNIRLSSGKLITGYCDVSLNGSPWLVIQRRVSVDVNFYRNWSAYQRGFGDLEGSFFIGLNNLNEITSERLQELYVYLEDFDGEKRFARYDEFAIGNEANLYGLNKLGKYSGNAGDSLAWHRDMKFTTYDRDNDRDARNCAVEFTGAWWHNTCHESNLNGLYLGGEFSKDQFGRGNSWRAWRGHNYSYKTVQMMIRPVA, translated from the exons ATGAAAGCAGTAGtactacttttatttttgtgcctGGCTGTAGCCAGTGCCAACTTGGAACGCTGGAAGGAGTATCCGTTAATTGCAAACTCTTGCCAGGATGCGCCCCGGGACGGCATTTACAATATTCGCTTAAGCAGCGGTAAACTCATCACGGGGTACTGTGATGTTTCGCTCAATGGATCACCCTGGCTGGTGATACAAAGACGTGTTAGCGTCGATGTCAACTTCTATAGGAACTGGTCCGCCTATCAGCGTGGCTTTGGCGACTTGGAAGGCAGCTTCTTCATAGGTCTGAATAACTTAAATGAGATTACGAGCGAGAGGCTGCAGGAACTTTATGTCTATCTGGAGGACTTCGATGGCGAGAAACGCTTTGCCAGATACGATGAATTTGCCATTGGCAACGAGGCTAACCTGTATGGTCTGAACAAACTTGGCAAATATTCAGGCAATGCTGGAGACTCGCTTGCTTGGCATCGCGATATGAAGTTTACTACCTACGATAGAGATAATGACAGAGATGCAAGGAACTGCGCTGTAGAGTTTACAGGTGCTTGGTGGCACAACACTTGTCATGAGAG CAATCTGAACGGACTTTATTTGGGCGGTGAATTTAGTAAGGATCAGTTCGGGCGTGGAAATAGCTGGAGAGCATGGAGAGGTCATAACTATAGCTACAAAACTGTGCAAATGATGATTCGACCTGTAGCCTAA
- the LOC108594873 gene encoding ryncolin-4-like — MKAVVLLLFLCLAVASAELSPRKNYPDSCTSVKPKKNGIYTIQLSNGQVIDVFCDVYLTGDPWLVIQRRTNIETNFYRKWTAYQQGFGQMDGNFFIGLNRLNILTNKRHELYIYLVDYEDKKLFARYSEFAIGNEANLYGLNVLGTYSGNAGDSLSYHKNMKFSTYDKDNDLAYATNCAVNFTGAWWYKNCHESNLNGLFLEGDYSLDQFGRGTSWYSWKGHFYGYKYIQMMIRPR, encoded by the exons ATGAAAGCTGTAGtactgcttttgtttttgtgcctGGCTGTAGCCAGTGCTGAATTGAGTCCCAGGAAAAACTATCCGGACTCCTGCACCAGCgtcaaacccaaaaaaaatggCATTTATACGATACAACTGAGTAACGGCCAGGTCATTGATGTTTTTTGTGATGTGTATCTAACTGGAGATCCTTGGCTGGTCATACAGCGACGCACGAATATCGAAACGAATTTCTATAGAAAATGGACAGCCTATCAGCAAGGATTTGGTCAGATGGACGGCAATTTCTTCATTGGACTAAACAGACTCAATATTTTGACAAACAAGCGGCATGAGCTTTATATCTATTTGGTGGACTATGAagacaaaaaactttttgccagaTATTCAGAGTTTGCAATTGGCAATGAGGCCAACTTGTATGGCCTTAATGTATTGGGCACTTATTCAGGCAATGCTGGAGATTCTTTGAGCTATCATAAGAATATGAAGTTCAGCACCTACGATAAAGACAATGATTTGgcttatgcaacaaattgtgctgTGAACTTTACCGGTGCTTGGTGGTATAAAAATTGTCATGAAAG CAATCTGAATGGACTTTTCTTGGAAGGTGATTACAGCTTGGATCAATTTGGGCGTGGCACATCTTGGTATAGTTGGAAGGGACACTTCTatggctataaatatatacaaatgatgATAAGACCGAGATAG
- the LOC108595434 gene encoding ficolin-2-like — MKTFVNALLPLLLVTVASAANSCQDAHWDGTYNIRLSTGKVVTVYCDISLNGAPWLVIQRRVSVDVNFYRNWSSYQHGFGDLDGSFFIGLNNLHEISSEKPHELYIYLEDFDGEKRFAKYDEFAIGNEANLYGLNKLGKYSGTAGDSLTGHRGMKFTTYDRDNDLNGKNCAIEYTGAWWHNNCHESNLNGLYLGGEYGQNQFARGNCWRAWRGHNYGYKTVQMMIRPVA, encoded by the exons ATGAAAACGTTCGTTAATGCTCTGCTGCCACTCTTATTGGTAACTGTGGCAAGTGCGGCAAACTCTTGCCAGGATGCGCACTGGGACGGCACCTACAACATTCGCTTGAGCACTGGCAAAGTCGTTACGGTGTACTGCGATATTTCTCTCAATGGAGCACCCTGGCTGGTGATACAGCGTCGTGTTAGCGTCGATGTTAACTTCTATAGGAACTGGTCGTCCTATCAGCATGGCTTTGGCGACTTGGACGGCAGCTTCTTCATAGGCCTGAATAACCTGCATGAGATTTCGAGCGAGAAGCCTCACgagctttatatatatctgGAGGACTTCGATGGCGAGAAACGCTTTGCCAAATACGATGAATTTGCCATTGGCAACGAGGCTAATCTGTATGGTCTGAACAAGTTGGGAAAATATTCAGGCACTGCTGGAGACTCGCTTACTGGGCATCGCGGTATGAAGTTTACTACCTACGATAGAGATAATGACCTAAATGGAAAGAACTGCGCTATAGAGTATACAGGTGCTTGGTGGCACAACAATTGCCATGAGAG CAATCTGAACGGACTTTACTTGGGCGGTGAATATGGTCAGAATCAGTTCGCGCGTGGAAATTGCTGGAGAGCATGGAGAGGCCATAACTATGGCTACAAAACTGTGCAAATGATGATACGACCAGTAGCCTAA
- the LOC108594872 gene encoding ficolin-1-like — MKTLLNALLPLLFITVESAGSSCQNAQTDGIYNISLSSGRVISAYCDVSLKGSPWLVIQRRVSVDVNFHRNRSSYQRGFGDLDGSFWIGLSHLHEITSEKRHELYVYLKDFDGEQRFARYDEFAIGNEANLYGLNKLRKYSGSAGDSLDWHRSMKFSTYDRDHDTNSTHNCASLFTGARWHNNCYMSNLNGLYLSGEYGMDQLARGCTWHTWRGLNYAYKTVQMMIRLI; from the exons atgaaAACGCTGCTTAATGCTCTGCTgccacttttgtttataactgtGGAAAGTGCGGGAAGCTCTTGCCAAAATGCCCAAACGGATGGCATCTACAACATAAGCCTGAGCAGCGGTAGAGTCATCTCGGCATACTGTGATGTTTCGCTCAAAGGATCACCTTGGCTGGTGATACAAAGACGTGTTAGCGTCGACGTCAACTTCCATAGAAACAGGTCCTCTTATCAGCGCGGCTTTGGCGACTTGGACGGCAGTTTCTGGATAGGTCTCAGTCACTTGCATGAGATTACGAGCGAGAAACGTCACGAGCTCTATGTTTATCTGAAGGATTTCGATGGCGAGCAACGCTTTGCCAGATACGATGAGTTTGCTATTGGCAACGAGGCCAACTTGTATGGTCTGAATAAGCTGAGAAAATATTCAGGCAGTGCTGGAGATTCTCTTGATTGGCATCGCAGCATGAAGTTTAGCACCTACGACAGAGATCATGATACAAATTCAACACATAACTGTGCTTCACTCTTCACAGGAGCTCGGTGGCACAACAATTGCTATATGAG CAATCTGAATGGACTTTATTTGAGTGGTGAATATGGTATGGATCAGCTGGCACGTGGATGTACCTGGCATACATGGAGAGGTCTGAACTATGCCTACAAAACTGTGCAAATGATGATACGACTAATCTGA